In Cupriavidus basilensis, one genomic interval encodes:
- a CDS encoding EVE domain-containing protein, whose product MSRSTQANTAARARQYWLMKSEPDEASIDTLAERGTLPWTGVRNYQARNFMRDGMQIGDGVLFYHSSCPQPGIAGLAEVCSQPYPDPTQFDPKSDYYDAAAKPDAPRWMLVDVRFVGKGPLISLADLRAHDELADMVVLRRGNRLSITPVTPAEWRFITTRLMR is encoded by the coding sequence ATGAGCCGATCCACGCAAGCCAATACCGCCGCGCGCGCCCGCCAGTACTGGCTGATGAAGTCGGAACCCGACGAGGCCAGCATCGATACGCTAGCCGAACGCGGCACCTTGCCATGGACCGGCGTGCGCAACTACCAGGCGCGCAACTTCATGCGCGACGGCATGCAAATCGGCGACGGCGTGCTGTTCTATCACTCCTCCTGCCCGCAGCCCGGCATTGCCGGCCTGGCCGAGGTCTGCTCGCAGCCCTACCCCGATCCCACCCAGTTCGACCCGAAGAGCGATTACTACGACGCCGCCGCCAAGCCGGATGCCCCGCGCTGGATGCTGGTTGACGTGCGCTTTGTCGGCAAGGGCCCGCTGATCTCGCTGGCCGACCTGCGCGCGCATGACGAACTGGCCGACATGGTCGTGCTACGCCGCGGCAACCGGTTGTCGATCACGCCGGTGACCCCGGCCGAATGGCGTTTCATCACCACGCGGCTGATGCGCTAG
- a CDS encoding SIMPL domain-containing protein (The SIMPL domain is named for its presence in mouse protein SIMPL (signalling molecule that associates with mouse pelle-like kinase). Bacterial member BP26, from Brucella, was shown to assemble into a channel-like structure, while YggE from E. coli has been associated with resistance to oxidative stress.) produces MKHLLAATLLGTTAMVASAQGGGPSHDPAPAGVLTLSAQAATEVPTDVVHLTLAAEQEGAEPGAISSALSAKTADVIAQAKRTSGVQAQSGGFTIYPSNDKNGRISTWRGRAEVILESRDFTAVSKLAGQLASQMQVQNISFSLSREARQAAETKLTEQAVASFRDKAQATTKLFGYGSYTIREVQVGEVGAVQPMPRMYAAKAMMADSAPVPVEGGKAQVTVTVNGSVQMLK; encoded by the coding sequence ATGAAACATCTGCTTGCCGCCACGCTGCTCGGTACTACCGCCATGGTTGCCTCCGCCCAGGGCGGCGGCCCTAGCCACGACCCGGCCCCTGCCGGCGTGCTGACGCTGTCCGCCCAGGCCGCCACCGAAGTGCCGACCGACGTGGTGCACCTGACGCTCGCCGCCGAGCAGGAAGGCGCGGAACCGGGTGCGATTTCCTCGGCGCTGTCGGCAAAGACGGCGGACGTGATCGCGCAGGCCAAGCGTACCAGTGGCGTGCAGGCCCAATCGGGCGGCTTCACCATCTATCCGTCCAACGACAAGAACGGGCGCATCAGCACCTGGCGCGGCCGCGCCGAGGTGATTCTGGAATCGCGCGATTTCACCGCCGTGTCCAAGCTCGCGGGGCAGCTCGCCAGCCAGATGCAGGTGCAGAACATCAGCTTCTCGCTCTCGCGCGAAGCCCGCCAGGCGGCCGAGACCAAGCTGACCGAGCAGGCCGTGGCCTCGTTCCGCGACAAGGCCCAGGCTACCACCAAGCTGTTCGGCTACGGCAGCTACACCATCCGTGAAGTGCAGGTAGGCGAGGTTGGCGCGGTGCAACCGATGCCGCGCATGTACGCAGCCAAGGCCATGATGGCGGATTCCGCGCCGGTGCCGGTCGAGGGCGGCAAGGCCCAGGTCACCGTGACCGTGAACGGCTCGGTGCAGATGCTCAAGTAA
- a CDS encoding cell division protein ZapA translates to MSNKQVEVNIAGQSYRFAIAADNEAALLEAAALVDGQMTRLKGGVSAKGVERVAVMAAISIASDLLALKRKQQDDGAIPVDAVRARIRELNERADEALRQYAHVGTNSPVPRN, encoded by the coding sequence ATGAGCAATAAGCAAGTCGAGGTCAACATTGCCGGCCAGTCCTACCGGTTCGCCATTGCCGCCGACAACGAGGCCGCGCTGCTGGAGGCCGCGGCACTGGTAGACGGCCAGATGACCCGGCTCAAGGGCGGGGTATCCGCCAAGGGCGTGGAACGCGTTGCCGTGATGGCCGCGATCAGCATCGCCTCGGACCTGCTCGCGCTCAAGCGCAAGCAGCAAGACGATGGCGCGATTCCCGTTGATGCAGTGCGTGCGCGCATTCGCGAGCTAAACGAGCGCGCGGACGAAGCCCTGCGCCAGTACGCGCATGTGGGCACCAATTCGCCCGTGCCGCGCAACTGA
- a CDS encoding sulfite exporter TauE/SafE family protein, with product MSFSLIPGLLLLGAFTGFCAGLLGVGGGMLMVPFLTLLFTALAFPLEAIVHMAIATSMATILFTSLSSVRAHHKRSMVRWKLVLALAPGILIGGMIGGGKVFAALKTSWLSLLFAVFVGFSAWQMLRNRKPAPHRQLPGTPGMLGAGGVIGFLSSLVGAGGGFVSVPFMTWCNVPIHNAVATSAALGFPIAVASVIGYVWSGLGQTGLPAGSLGYIYLPALAVIAVASVLTAPLGARTAHRMDVAQLKKVFACLLFSLSAYMMWKAWHAF from the coding sequence ATGAGCTTTTCCCTGATTCCCGGGCTGCTGCTGCTCGGCGCCTTTACCGGCTTCTGCGCCGGCCTGCTTGGCGTAGGCGGCGGCATGCTGATGGTGCCCTTCCTCACGCTGCTGTTTACCGCCCTGGCCTTCCCCCTTGAGGCCATCGTCCATATGGCCATCGCCACCTCCATGGCGACCATCCTGTTTACCTCGCTGTCCTCGGTGCGCGCCCACCACAAGCGCAGCATGGTGCGATGGAAGCTGGTGCTGGCCCTGGCGCCCGGCATCCTGATTGGCGGCATGATCGGCGGCGGCAAGGTCTTCGCGGCGCTCAAGACCAGCTGGCTGTCGCTACTGTTCGCTGTATTCGTGGGCTTTTCGGCGTGGCAGATGCTGCGCAACCGCAAGCCCGCCCCGCACCGGCAACTGCCGGGCACACCGGGCATGCTGGGTGCGGGCGGCGTGATCGGCTTCCTGTCCAGCCTGGTGGGCGCGGGCGGCGGCTTTGTCTCGGTGCCGTTCATGACCTGGTGCAACGTGCCCATTCACAATGCCGTGGCCACCTCGGCCGCACTCGGGTTTCCCATCGCGGTGGCGAGCGTGATCGGCTACGTGTGGAGCGGGCTGGGCCAGACCGGGCTGCCGGCCGGCTCACTCGGCTACATTTACCTGCCGGCGCTGGCGGTGATCGCGGTGGCCAGCGTGCTGACCGCGCCGCTGGGCGCGCGCACCGCGCACCGCATGGATGTCGCACAGTTGAAGAAAGTCTTCGCCTGCCTGCTGTTCAGCCTGTCGGCCTACATGATGTGGAAGGCCTGGCACGCGTTCTGA